One genomic segment of Brassica napus cultivar Da-Ae chromosome A3, Da-Ae, whole genome shotgun sequence includes these proteins:
- the LOC106444118 gene encoding putative F-box protein At3g17560, whose product MISDLPQDLIEEILSRVPVKSLRRLRSTCKRWYHQALFKDPRLFIKKHFDKTARQYHALMVMSSWVCSVSSVLDSSVLTTETDLVLGGRISLTVPNSDGALVDVSNAFHCDGILLFTNHEADMLVAWNPFSGQTRWLQLHTPNYFGIYALGYDKNELFRNYKILRVPCRNGKLSVWEKLGVTPEIDDLIKPEIYEFSTNAWRSLDAIAPQAFINTCGVSLKGSTYWVSRGNGYSLLRFDFSSERFQPLCAPIGHDDHSGTMTLSLAGEERISLFYQSQETRKVEIWMTDEIETTFVSWSKFLTIDVVDPFFSNSMSFFIIDEEKKVFLCCDKRGESFLLVCFVVGEEEYIATPSISVKHIHIWCLPPFYATRLLGYVPKEL is encoded by the coding sequence ATGATCTCCGATCTGCCGCAGGATTTGATAGAAGAGATACTGTCAAGGGTTCCGGTGAAATCTCTGAGAAGACTACGATCAACGTGCAAACGATGGTACCATCAAGCTTTATTCAAAGATCCAAGATTATTCATCAAAAAGCACTTTGATAAAACAGCAAGACAGTATCATGCTCTCATGGTGATGAGTTCTTGGGTATGTTCAGTGAGCTCCGTACTTGATAGCTCCGTACTTACCACGGAAACCGATTTGGTTTTAGGTGGTCGAATTAGCCTAACTGTTCCCAATTCTGACGGTGCACTAGTCGATGTAAGTAATGCCTTTCACTGCGATGGCATATTGCTATTCACCAACCACGAGGCAGACATGCTTGTGGCTTGGAACCCGTTTTCAGGGCAAACCAGATGGCTCCAACTGCATACGCCAAACTACTTTGGAATATATGCTCTCGGATACGACAAGAACGAATTGTTCCGTAACTATAAAATCTTGAGGGTTCCTTGTAGAAACGGAAAGTTGTCAGTATGGGAGAAACTTGGTGTCACTCCCGAAATCGATGACCTAATTAAACCTGAAATCTATGAGTTTAGCACTAATGCATGGAGGAGTCTTGATGCCATTGCTCCCCAAGCCTTCATAAACACTTGTGGCGTGTCTTTGAAGGGAAGTACTTACTGGGTGTCAAGAGGCAACGGCTACTCACTACTCCGTTTTGATTTTTCATCAGAAAGGTTTCAACCTTTGTGTGCTCCCATTGGTCATGATGACCATTCTGGCACCATGACTCTATCTCTTGCTGGAGAAGAACGTATTTCCTTGTTTTATCAGAGccaagagacacgcaaggtggaAATATGGATGACTGATGAGATTGAGACCACATTTGTGTCGTGGAGCAAGTTCTTAACAATAGATGTTGTAGATCCTTTTTTCTCGAATTCCATGAGCTTCTTCATTATTGACGAGGAGAAGAAAGTTTTCTTGTGTTGTGATAAAAGAGGGGAGAGCTTCTTATTGGTATGTTTTGTTGTTGGAGAGGAAGAATATATAGCAACACCTAGTATTTCAGTTAAACACATACACATTTGGTGTTTACCACCCTTTTATGCTACAAGATTGCTCGGTTATGTTCCAAAAGAATTATAG
- the LOC106444119 gene encoding dihydropyrimidine dehydrogenase (NADP(+)), chloroplastic, which translates to MVHGYGHVKIICAELQDFTKQHNFSTIEDFRGHSLQYFTTHTDLVKRQKEAIEQRKTERGGLKSDKDWTGDGFVKETESMVSN; encoded by the exons ATGGTACATGGCTATGGTCATGTGAAAATCATCTGCGCCGAGCTTCAAGATTTTACGAAACAGCACAACTTCTCTACTATAGAAGACTTTAGAGG GCATTCGCTTCAGTACTTTACAACACATACAGATTTAGTCAAGAGACAGAAAGAAGCTATTGAGCAGAGAAAAACCGAGAGGGGAGGCTTGAAATCTGATAAAGATTGGACCGGAGATGGGTTCGTGAAGGAGACTGAGAGTATGGTTTCTAACTAA
- the LOC106442284 gene encoding putative F-box protein At3g17560 translates to MISTLPQELVEEILSRVPVKSLRRLRSTCKRWYHQALFKDPRFIKKHFDKTRQYHALMLNHKAYSLSSILHGANFDAETILGVDGLSLVDPHDNELVDVTKAFHCDGMLLCTHPKSNRLVVWNPFSGKTRWIQPQKHYNSAYAMGYDKNELCHNYKILRLPCYYDHGKLGSWKKLDANLEGDLRFEIYEFGSNSWRSVDVITTQAYLQPGGVSLKGDTYWVLSNHKGFDYSLLSFDFSKERLQRLCVPTSHDEPFNSDTMALSVVRDEHLLLLYQSNETVMVNIWITEEIGPTFVSWCMFLKVDLKPHVHFIWNPTSFFIIDMEKKVVLCCHGSRDISHRSCMLRLVPSGVSRWYLLTRPWHVPTLFGYVPEELA, encoded by the coding sequence ATGATCTCTACTCTGCCACAAGAATTGGTAGAAGAGATACTGTCAAGGGTTCCGGTGAAATCTCTGAGAAGACTACGATCTACGTGCAAACGATGGTACCATCAAGCATTATTCAAAGATCCAAGATTCATCAAGAAGCACTTTGATAAAACAAGGCAGTACCATGCTCTCATGCTGAATCACAAGGCATACTCATTGAGTTCTATTCTCCATGGAGCTAACTTCGACGCAGAGACAATACTTGGTGTAGATGGACTTAGCCTAGTTGATCCCCATGATAATGAACTAGTTGATGTAACTAAAGCCTTTCACTGCGATGGCATGTTGCTATGCACCCACCCCAAGTCAAACAGGCTTGTGGTTTGGAACCCTTTCTCGGGGAAAACAAGATGGATCCAACCGCAGAAGCATTACAATAGTGCCTATGCTATGGGATACGACAAGAACGAACTGTGCCATAACTACAAAATCTTGAGGCTCCCGTGTTACTACGACCACGGGAAACTGGGATCATGGAAGAAACTTGATGCAAATCTCGAAGGCGACTTAAGATTTGAAATCTATGAGTTTGGCTCTAACTCATGGAGGAGTGTTGATGTCATCACAACACAAGCCTACTTACAACCTGGTGGTGTGTCTTTAAAGGGAGATACTTATTGGGTGTTGTCTAATCATAAAGGGTTTGACTACTCACTACTCAGTTTTGATTTTTCAAAAGAAAGATTGCAACGTCTTTGTGTTCCTACCTCTCATGATGAACCATTTAATTCTGATACTATGGCTCTCTCGGTTGTTAGAGACGAACATCTTTTGTTGTTATACCAGAGTAACGAGACAGTGATGGTGAATATATGGATAACCGAGGAGATTGGGCCCACGTTTGTGTCGTGGTGCATGTTCTTAAAAGTGGATTTAAAACCTCATGTCCATTTTATTTGGAATCCCACTAGTTTCTTTATCATTGACATGGAGAAGAAAGTTGTTTTGTGTTGTCATGGATCCAGAGATATTAGTCATCGCTCCTGCATGTTACGGTTGGTTCCTAGTGGCGTATCACGCTGGTATTTGCTAACTCGCCCCTGGCATGTTCCAACATTGTTCGGTTATGTTCCAGAAGAGTTAGCATAG
- the BNAA03G34760D gene encoding UV-B-induced protein At3g17800, chloroplastic — translation MDAATASLIRSPLLPHETSRNGTGSIFLTASGPGFTPGSKLQLRLKQNSLTRFSKPLQSSTTASKTRRSFVVKASAASDDASSKPIAPLQLESPAGQFLSQILVSHPHLVPAAVEQQLEQLQTDRDSQGQNTDTSSSLPGTDIVLYRRIAELKENERRRTLEEILYALVVQKFMEANVSLIPSITPSSDPSGRVDTWPTKVEKLEQLHSPEMYEMIHNHLALILGSRIGDLTSVAQISKLRVGQVYAASVIYGYFLKRVDQRFQLEKTMKLLPGSGGAEEKQPEDVSSHPEVGSFAGGVSAKGFGSEIKPSRLRTYVMSFDSETLQRYATIRSREAVGIIEKHTEALFGKPEIVITPQGIVDSSNDEQIKISFGGMKRLVLEAVTFGSFLWDVESHVDARYQFVLN, via the exons ATGGACGCCGCGACCGCGAGTTTGATCCGATCTCCCCTCTTACCGCATGAAACTTCCCGCAACGGTACTGGATCTATCTTCCTAACAGCAAGTGGCCCTGGGTTCACACCTGGTTCAAAACTTCAACTTCGACTAAAG CAAAACTCGCTCACCAGATTCTCAAAGCCATTGCAAAGCTCAACAACAGCTTCCAAAACTCGGAGAAGCTTTGTGGTTAAAGCTTCAGCAGCATCTGATGATGCTTCCTCCAAACCAATCGCGCCGCTTCAGCTAGAGTCTCCCGCTGGTCAGTTCCTCTCTCAGATTCTGGTGAGCCATCCTCATCTCGTCCCTGCTGCTGTTGAACAGCAGCTTGAGCAGCTCCAAACCGATCGTGACTCTCAGGGACAGAACACAGATACATCATCGTCCCTGCCTGGAACCGACATTGTTCTCTACAG GAGAATAGCTGAGTTGAAGGAGAACGAGAGACGCAGGACGTTAGAAGAGATTCTATACGCATTGGTGGTTCAGAAGTTCATGGAAGCTAACGTATCACTCATACCATCGATAACCCCATCATCAGATCCATCTGGTCGTGTTGATACTTGGCCGACCAAAGTAGAGAAGCTTGAGCAGCTTCACTCTCCCGAGATGTACGAGATGATTCACAACCACTTAGCCTTGATTCTCGGAAGCAGAATAGGTGACTTGACTTCTGTTGCGCAGATAAGCAAACTCAGAGTTGGTCAAGTCTACGCTGCTTCTGTCATTTATGGTTACTTCTTGAAGCGGGTGGACCAGAGGTTTCAGCTTGAGAAGACCATGAAGCTTCTTCCTGGTTCTGGTGGGGCTGAGGAAAAGCAGCCAGAGGACGTGTCGTCTCACCCTGAGGTCGGTTCATTTGCGGGTGGAGTTAGTGCTAAGGGCTTTGGGAGTGAGATTAAACCGTCCAGGTTAAGGACGTACGTGATGTCGTTTGATAGTGAGACGCTTCAGAGATATGCTACCATTAGGTCAAGAGAAGCGGTTGGGATCATTGAGAAGCACACTGAGGCTTTGTTTGGTAAGCCTGAGATTGTGATTACACCGCAAGGGATAGTTGATTCATCTAACGACGAACAGATAAAGATCAGCTTTGGTGGAATGAAGAGGCTTGTCTTGGAGGCTGTGACTTTTGGGTCGTTTCTTTGGGATGTTGAGAGTCATGTTGATGCTAGGTACCAGTTTGTACTGAACTAG
- the LOC106439570 gene encoding glutamine synthetase cytosolic isozyme 1-3-like: MSLLSDLVNLNLSDSTKQIIAEYIWIGGSGMDIRSKARTLPGPVSDPSKLPKWNYDGSSTGQASGDNSEVILYPQAIFRDPFRRGDNILVMCDAYTPAGDPIPTNKRHKAAKIFSHPNVAKEVPWYGIEQEYTLMQKGVNWPIGWPIGGFPGPQGPYYCGVGADKAIGRDIVDAHYKACLYAGIGISGVNGEVMPGQWEFQVGPVEGISSGDQVWVARYLLERITEISGVNVSFDPKPVPGDWNGAGAHCNYSTKTMRNDGGLAVIKKAIEKLQVKHKEHIAAYGEGNERRLTGKHETADINTFSWGVANRGASVRVGRDTEKEGKGYFEDRRPASNMDPYVVTSMIAETTILG; this comes from the exons ATGTCTCTGCTCTCAGATCTCGTCAACCTCAACCTCTCCGACTCCACCAAGCAAATCATCGCCGAATACATATG GATCGGTGGATCTGGCATGGACATTAGAAGCAAAGCCAGA ACACTCCCAGGACCAGTGAGCGATCCATCAAAGCTTCCCAAGTGGAACTACGACGGATCCAGCACCGGTCAGGCCTCTGGAGATAACAGTGAAGTCATTCTATA CCCTCAGGCCATATTCCGTGATCCGTTCAGGAGAGGCGACAACATCCTG GTGATGTGTGATGCATACACACCGGCCGGAGATCCAATTCCGACAAACAAGAGGCACAAGGCTGCTAAGATCTTTAGCCATCCTAACGTTGCCAAGGAGGTGCCTTG GTATGGGATTGAGCAAGAATACACTTTGATGCAAAAGGGTGTGAACTGGCCTATTGGTTGGCCAATTGGTGGCTTCCCTGGTCCTCAG GGACCATACTACTGTGGTGTGGGAGCTGACAAAGCCATTGGTCGTGACATTGTGGACGCACACTACAAGGCCTGTCTTTACGCAGGTATTGGCATCTCTGGTGTCAATGGAGAGGTCATGCCTGGACAGTGGGAGTTCCAAGTCGGTCCAGTTGAGGGTATTAGTTCTGGTGATCAAGTCTGGGTCGCTAGATACCTTCTTGAG AGGATCACTGAGATCTCTGGTGTAAATGTCAGCTTCGACCCTAAACCAGTTCCG GGTGATTGGAACGGAGCTGGAGCTCACTGCAACTACAGTACGAAGACGATGAGGAACGACGGAGGATTAGCAGTGATAAAGAAAGCAATAGAGAAGCTTCAGGTGAAGCACAAGGAGCACATTGCTGCTTACGGTGAAGGCAACGAGCGTCGTCTCACGGGGAAGCATGAAACAGCAGACATCAACACGTTCTCTTGGGGAGTGGCGAACCGTGGAGCTTCGGTGAGAGTGGGACGTGACACTGAGAAAGAAGGCAAAGGTTACTTCGAGGATCGTAGGCCAGCTTCTAACATGGATCCTTATGTCGTCACTTCCATGATCGCTGAAACCACCATCCTCGGTTAA
- the BNAA03G34740D gene encoding uncharacterized protein BNAA03G34740D: MALQWLILSYVVAAEVVIAVILTLPYPMLLKKRIVSLVSLILQPAASIVAFAGFQLLDLYWKNEHRLMCSSEVCTATERDRYEKSIYKAQRNVVLCAAGILLYWCIFRICKYNKDLDYLEELEKRCKAE, translated from the exons atggcatTGCAATGGCTGATTCTATCGTACGTGGTTGCTGCGGAGGTCGTGATCGCCGTGATCTTGACTCTCCCTTACCCTATGCTCCTGAAGAAACGAATCGTATCACTTGTCTCGCTCATTCTCCAGCCTGCCGCTTCCATCGTCGCCTTTGCTGGATTTCAACTCCTCG ATCTTTACTGGAAGAATGAGCATAGACTAATGTGCTCATCTGAGGTTTGCACTGCTACAGAGCGTGATCGCTACGAGAAATCC ATCTACAAGGCTCAGCGGAACGTGGTTCTGTGTGCAGCTGGGATCCTTCTCTACTG GTGTATTTTCCGCATCTGCAAGTACAACAAAGACCTTGATTATTTGGAGGAATTAGAGAAAAGATGCAAGGCAGAGTAG
- the BNAANNG10980D gene encoding uncharacterized protein BNAANNG10980D, whose protein sequence is MNFLLRSASSATHRPPVSEPPPATPPQPPPPEATKPGSTLEGLISEEPFPQYPSVDEDHLGDGSRDDHGNGEANANTGGFGMERFSDVSEDEGWISIPYKEIPDNWSESVDIESLRSLDRSFVFPGEQIQILACLSESKGDAEIITPFKVAEVMSRAVQRKLSDNGTSTPSGDGETSPDGQFAAQNGDSPGKESSDSQKDVSDGESILRMEDHQRRTEDLLSKFQKSHFFVRIAESGEPLWSKKSSLVGDRELDKKRPCVSAFVDRGEFDPNVAGGVARSKAKCIALPNGDIVVSLQVYIVDCPKEPIIEILQFEKHQDGKDSDSYGNLLKWLIPLDNTISQQPRSLPPPVSSSTPGGISSSNAHKTSLSSGSGSQLFSFGHFRSYSMSALPAPNTAPVTGPVKTQSSKPSFDLEDWDSYSGQTLRKSGTEELLSFRGVPLERDRFSVRCGLEGICIPGRRWRRKLEIIQPIDINSFAADCNTDDLLCVQIKNVAPTHTPDIVIYIDAITIVFEEAGKSASPSSVPIACIEAGNEHSLPNLTLRKGEEHSFIVKPAFSVGSNLKPSAARKELKSSSLSLPSVNFERLGSGLSGDHYAVMVSCRCNYTESRLFFKQRTKWRPRVSRDLMISVASEMSGEPCGPHGRASQLPVQILTLQASNLTTEDLSLTVLAPASFTSPPSVVSLNSTPTSPISPFLGFSEFTERVQTEKRNTTTRKVQSLPSFPLETRTEAATNDEMNPSSDVVPKSGLGCTHLWLQSRVPLGCVPSKSTATIKLELLPLTDGIITLDTLQIHVKEKGRRYIPEQSLKINATSSISSGIF, encoded by the exons ATGAATTTCTTGCTCCGATCTGCTTCCTCCGCCACTCACCGCCCTCCGGTGAGCGAACCACCACCAGCTACTCCGCCTCAGCCTCCTCCTCCCGAAGCAACCAAGCCCGGATCCACTTTGGAAGGGCTCATATCCGAGGAGCCTTTCCCGCAGTATCCATCAGTGGATGAGGATCATTTGGGTGATGGATCTAGAGACGACCATGGTAATGGAGAGGCAAATGCAAACACTGGTGGCTTTGGGATGGAGAGGTTCTCAGATGTGTCTGAGGATGAAGGATGGATCTCTATTCCATATA AGGAGATTCCGGATAACTGGTCTGAGTCTGTTGATATTGAGTCACTACGTTCTCTAGATCGCTCCTTTGTGTTTCCTG GGGAGCAGATTCAGATCCTTGCGTGCTTATCTGAAAGCAAAGGAGACGCAGAGATCATCACCCCTTTTAAAGTAGCTGAGGTGATGAGCAGAGCTGTACAGAGAAAGCTCTCTGACAATGGGACGAGTACACCGTCAGGAGATGGAGAAACAAGCCCTGATGGTCAGTTTGCAGCTCAGAACGGTGACAGTCCTGGGAAAGAGAGTTCGGATTCGCAAAAGGATGTATCTGATGGCGAATCGATCTTGAGGATGGAAGATCATCAGAGAAGAACAGAGGACTTGCTTTCAAAGTTTCAGAAGTCTCATTTCTTCGTTAGGATTGCAGAGTCCGGCGAGCCGCTTTGGTCAAAGAAAAGCTCTCTGGTGGGAGATAGAGAGTTAGACAAGAAGAGACCTTGTGTTAGTGCTTTTGTAGATAGAGGAGAGTTCGATCCTAATGTTGCTGGAGGTGTAGCTAGAAGTAAGGCTAAATGCATTGCCTTACCCAATGGAGACATAGTG GTCTCTTTACAAGTTTATATCGTTGACTGTCCCAAAGAGCCCATCATTGAGATACTTCAGTTTGAGAAGCATCAGGACGGTAAAGATAGTGACTCGTATGGGAACCTTTTGAAGTGGTTGATACCGTTGGACAACACTATCTCTCAGCAACCACGTTCTTTACCACCTCCTGTAAGCTCATCCACCCCAGGAGGTATCAGCAGCAGCAATGCACACAAGACATCACTCTCTTCCGGCTCAGGGTCTCAGCTCTTCTCATTCGGCCATTTTAGAAGCTACTCCATGTCAGCTCTCCCGGCGCCGAACACTGCACCGGTTACTGGACCTGTGAAAACTCAAAGCTCCAAACCATCGTTTGATCTTGAAGATTGGGATAGTTACTCAGGTCAGACACTAAGGAAGTCTGGGACTGAAGAGCTCTTATCTTTCCGGGGTGTCCCATTGGAGAGGGATAGATTCTCTGTTCGTTGTGGACTCGAAGGCATCTGCATCCCTGGGAGAAGATGGAGGAGGAAACTTGAAATTATTCAACCTATTGATATTAATTCTTTTGCAGCTGATTGTAATACAGATGATCTTCTCTGCGTTCAGATAAAG AATGTTGCTCCTACACACACTCCAGATATTGTTATATACATAGACGCTATAACAATTGTTTTTGAAGAGGCAGGGAAGAGTGCTTCCCCTTCTTCGGTACCAATTGCTTGTATTGAAGCTGGTAACGAGCACAGTTTGCCCAATTTAACTCTCAGGAAAGGGGAGGAGCATTCGTTCATTGTGAAACCTGCTTTCTCTGTTGGGAGTAATCTGAAGCCTTCTGCTGCGAGGAAAGAACTCAAGTCATCGAGTTTGTCTCTTCCTTCTGTAAATTTTGAAAGACTAGGGAGCGGTTTAAGTGGTGATCATTATGCGGTGATGGTGTCATGTCGGTGCAACTACACAG AATCAAGGCTGTTTTTCAAACAACGGACAAAGTGGAGACCGAGAGTTTCTAGGGACCTGATGATCTCTGTTGCGTCTGAAATGTCAGGAGAGCCTTGTGGCCCTCATGGGAGAGCCTCACAGCTACCTGTTCAG ATTTTGACACTTCAAGCATCTAATTTGACAACTGAAGATCTGTCTTTAACGGTTCTAGCTCCAGCATCCTTCACATCACCTCCCTCTGTGGTGTCCCTAAACTCCACGCCTACCTCCCCTATAAGCCCATTCCTAGGATTCTCCGAGTTCACAGAGAGGGTACAAACCGAAAAACGCAACACAACGACGCGTAAAGTGCAGTCGTTACCTTCATTTCCGCTGGAGACAAGGACAGAGGCAGCAACTAATGATGAAATGAATCCTTCTTCAGATGTTGTTCCAAAGAGCGGCTTGGGTTGTACACATCTCTGGCTACAAAGTCGAGTTCCCTTGGG ATGTGTTCCTTCGAAATCTACAGCAACAATCAAGCTAGAGTTACTTCCTTTGACTGACGGCATAATCACTCTGGATACTCTCCAAATCCACGTCAAGGAGAAAG GTCGTAGGTACATTCCAGAGCAGTCACTGAAGATAAACGCTACGTCAAGCATTTCCTCTGGGATCTTCTAG